One part of the Alphaproteobacteria bacterium genome encodes these proteins:
- the purU gene encoding formyltetrahydrofolate deformylase: protein MNDVSASEASQHFDRRYILKLSCPDQRGIVAAVASFLAEQDCNILESAQFDDELSGQFFMRTVFGAGTATPNIDNISAAFGPIAARFSMECSIHDQQVKPKALILVSKPGHCLNDLLYRTSSGSLGLEIAGIVSNHPDQQPLADFYHLDYHHLPVTPETKDEQESQIRALIEATGADLIVLARYMQILTPEMCAYLSGRCINIHHSFLPGFKGAKPYHQAHARGVKLIGATAHYVTPDLDEGPIIEQETSRVSHAQTPEDMERIGRDLESVVLARAVRYHIEQRVLLRGDRTVVFS from the coding sequence ATGAATGATGTCAGCGCATCCGAAGCGTCCCAACATTTCGACCGGCGCTACATCCTGAAGCTGTCCTGTCCCGACCAGCGCGGTATCGTGGCCGCGGTCGCAAGCTTTCTGGCCGAGCAGGATTGCAACATCCTGGAATCGGCGCAGTTCGACGACGAGCTGTCCGGTCAGTTCTTCATGCGCACGGTATTCGGCGCCGGTACCGCGACCCCGAATATCGACAACATCTCAGCGGCTTTCGGTCCCATCGCAGCCCGGTTTTCCATGGAGTGCTCCATCCACGATCAACAGGTGAAGCCCAAGGCGCTCATACTGGTCTCCAAACCGGGTCACTGCCTGAATGACCTCCTGTACCGAACCAGTTCAGGCTCGCTGGGCCTCGAGATCGCGGGGATCGTGTCCAACCACCCCGATCAGCAACCCCTCGCTGATTTCTACCACCTCGACTATCACCATCTACCGGTCACACCCGAGACCAAGGACGAGCAGGAGTCGCAGATCCGTGCGCTGATCGAAGCGACCGGCGCCGACCTGATCGTTCTTGCGCGCTACATGCAAATCCTGACACCGGAGATGTGCGCCTACCTCAGCGGCCGCTGCATCAACATTCACCATTCCTTCCTGCCGGGATTCAAGGGGGCCAAGCCCTATCACCAGGCCCATGCGCGCGGGGTAAAGCTGATCGGCGCCACCGCCCACTATGTGACCCCCGACCTGGATGAAGGCCCGATCATCGAGCAGGAAACCAGCCGGGTAAGCCACGCCCAAACGCCCGAGGACATGGAACGGATCGGCCGTGATCTGGAAAGCGTCGTTCTGGCCCGCGCCGTGCGCTATCACATCGAGCAGCGGGTCCTGCTGC
- a CDS encoding ABC transporter permease, with product MTAITEFSVAVQRKFGRQRLRKFILGLIPFVVLIFLWHLNTIFVWFEPVEIPPIADVWGAIFWLQSDCPGVFAAIEGHNGCQLTNHISSSIARVILAMVVGVPLGIAFGIMAGMNRVVSAYLEPIGVFMNSVSGIAWIPLAIVWFGVGWETTLFIMLNTIFWLLFFNTMMGVRAVPKVLVQGVQTLGGSRLDAILQVYLPGAMTSIITGLRMSMGFGWRALIAAEMIGGDSGLGFMIFVSAQEFKTEEVFLGVILISIIFLATDRWVLVPLEKWTIERWGLVWKPT from the coding sequence ATGACCGCCATTACCGAATTTTCCGTCGCCGTTCAGCGCAAGTTTGGCCGTCAGCGCCTGCGCAAGTTCATCCTCGGTCTCATTCCCTTTGTCGTTCTGATCTTCCTCTGGCACCTGAACACGATATTCGTGTGGTTCGAGCCGGTTGAAATTCCGCCGATCGCGGATGTCTGGGGGGCCATCTTCTGGCTGCAGAGCGACTGCCCGGGCGTCTTCGCCGCGATCGAGGGGCACAACGGCTGTCAGTTGACCAACCACATCTCGTCGTCGATCGCCCGCGTGATTCTCGCCATGGTCGTGGGCGTTCCGCTGGGCATCGCATTCGGCATCATGGCCGGCATGAACCGTGTCGTTTCCGCCTATCTGGAGCCGATCGGCGTGTTCATGAACTCCGTATCCGGGATCGCCTGGATCCCGCTCGCGATTGTCTGGTTCGGTGTCGGCTGGGAAACCACCCTCTTCATCATGTTGAACACAATCTTCTGGTTGCTGTTCTTCAACACGATGATGGGCGTTCGCGCCGTTCCCAAGGTTCTGGTTCAGGGTGTGCAAACACTTGGCGGTTCGCGGCTCGACGCCATCCTGCAGGTCTACCTGCCGGGTGCGATGACCTCGATTATCACCGGTCTGCGCATGTCCATGGGATTTGGCTGGCGCGCATTGATCGCCGCCGAGATGATCGGTGGCGACAGCGGGCTCGGATTCATGATTTTCGTTTCCGCGCAGGAATTCAAAACCGAGGAAGTGTTCCTCGGCGTGATCCTGATCTCCATCATTTTCCTTGCCACCGACCGTTGGGTTCTCGTCCCGCTTGAAAAATGGACCATCGAGCGGTGGGGTCTCGTCTGGAAGCCTACTTGA
- a CDS encoding ABC transporter permease — protein MTTVDTAPTRRKSFKKTVTDSRAIQLLILLVGVLILWTIISAVIERPDRYLPSPLTTLVSSVDLLEKGVLVSFYADTLTRLVIGSVIGIALGIPFGLLLGLNRNIADMFYPLMNFFQSVSGIAIFPVIVIWFGNSNTTVLIVILYTSFFPIAFNVLSGVRSVPMRYISAARTLGASRFQIVKDVLLPGAMPSVAIGSRLSIGFAWRAVIAGEMLAGQAGLGNMIFAGQELDNTAQIILGMMLIGLTWIMLDHYLLRPLESDTIERWGLVQR, from the coding sequence ATGACGACGGTTGATACCGCGCCGACCCGGCGTAAATCGTTCAAGAAAACGGTCACGGACAGCCGCGCGATCCAGCTGCTCATTCTGCTGGTTGGCGTCCTGATCCTCTGGACGATCATCTCGGCGGTCATCGAACGGCCCGATCGCTATCTTCCCTCGCCTCTGACAACACTCGTCTCGTCGGTCGATCTGCTCGAGAAAGGCGTCCTGGTCAGTTTCTATGCCGACACCCTTACCCGGCTTGTCATTGGCAGCGTCATCGGGATCGCGCTGGGCATACCGTTCGGACTATTGCTCGGCCTGAATCGCAACATCGCGGACATGTTCTATCCGCTGATGAACTTCTTTCAGTCCGTGTCCGGCATCGCCATTTTCCCGGTGATCGTCATCTGGTTCGGTAACAGCAACACGACCGTCCTGATCGTGATCCTTTACACAAGTTTCTTTCCCATCGCATTCAACGTCCTGTCGGGCGTACGCTCGGTGCCGATGCGCTACATCAGCGCGGCGCGTACCCTCGGCGCTTCGCGGTTCCAGATCGTCAAGGACGTGCTGCTGCCGGGTGCGATGCCCTCGGTCGCCATCGGGTCGCGCCTTTCCATCGGCTTTGCATGGCGCGCCGTGATTGCCGGTGAAATGCTCGCGGGCCAGGCGGGCCTCGGCAACATGATCTTTGCGGGTCAGGAACTCGACAATACCGCACAGATCATTCTCGGCATGATGCTCATCGGACTGACCTGGATCATGCTGGATCACTACCTGTTGCGCCCGCTTGAATCCGACACCATCGAACGCTGGGGGCTCGTACAACGATGA
- a CDS encoding ABC transporter ATP-binding protein → MTTDAKLIVQGLAHHYPDEYTGESVHALQDINLQIYENEFVAIVGPSGCGKTTFLNIIAGLLPYREGRAMVDGVDIRGPGPDRGVVFQEHAILPWRTVNRNIGHGLELRRVPKEERERRVQEYVDLVGLSGFEDRYPHELSGGMKQRVAVARTLCADPVIMLMDEPFAAVDAQTRITLQDELNRVVMATKKTILFITHSVEEAAFLGDRCIVFSRRPGMVKSEIEIDIPREERLWKDMGNNPRFLAARDEILSLVRSEVTSDDDG, encoded by the coding sequence ATGACCACCGACGCAAAACTTATTGTCCAGGGCCTCGCGCACCACTATCCCGACGAATATACGGGTGAATCCGTTCACGCGTTGCAGGACATCAACCTGCAGATTTACGAGAACGAGTTCGTCGCGATCGTTGGCCCCAGTGGCTGCGGTAAAACGACTTTCCTTAACATCATTGCCGGCCTGCTTCCGTATCGCGAAGGCCGTGCCATGGTGGATGGTGTCGACATCCGCGGACCGGGCCCGGATCGGGGCGTGGTGTTCCAGGAACACGCCATCCTGCCTTGGCGGACCGTGAATCGAAATATTGGCCATGGCCTTGAGCTGCGCCGTGTGCCGAAGGAAGAGCGCGAGCGCCGCGTTCAGGAGTATGTGGACCTGGTCGGCCTGTCCGGCTTCGAGGACCGCTACCCCCACGAATTGTCCGGTGGCATGAAGCAACGTGTTGCCGTGGCGCGTACACTATGCGCCGACCCCGTGATCATGTTGATGGACGAGCCCTTTGCCGCCGTCGATGCGCAGACCCGGATCACACTTCAGGATGAGCTCAACCGCGTCGTCATGGCGACCAAGAAGACTATCCTGTTCATCACCCATTCGGTCGAGGAAGCCGCATTCCTGGGTGACCGATGCATCGTCTTCTCGCGCCGACCGGGCATGGTCAAATCCGAAATCGAGATCGACATTCCGCGCGAAGAACGGCTGTGGAAAGACATGGGGAACAATCCCCGTTTCCTCGCAGCCCGCGACGAAATCCTGAGCCTCGTGCGCTCGGAGGTTACCAGCGATGACGACGGTTGA
- a CDS encoding ABC transporter substrate-binding protein: MFKSLKYIAIAAAVLPFVALGNPASAQDLVVGAAGNPGGLAVFVAQEKGFFAKNGVDVKVEIRNTGSELSKGLRAGEFDFAPAAFTNVGAALERGLDVRGVVGYVGAAFEKPTADAVVALVASGSSGINSVADLKGKKVGVTFGSTGDVWLLQAMKEAGLGVNDVERVNTRPPGLVSVLDTGGVDAIAAWEPFVFRASQKVAGAKVVKRGGDLVCFCAYLHGNPDRVYKDEAKTQKFVDAISEAAAYVRNPANKQEVAEIGTRFVNMTKEEVLAGLDFWVYDPRIGPNTAIAFENANALLLEQKKMKAPFAASKYLDSKFIESTMKRHPEWFADLGKAS; encoded by the coding sequence TTGTTCAAATCATTGAAATATATTGCCATTGCGGCGGCGGTATTGCCGTTTGTGGCGCTCGGCAATCCGGCGAGCGCACAGGATCTCGTCGTCGGTGCCGCGGGTAATCCCGGTGGCCTTGCTGTTTTCGTCGCGCAGGAAAAGGGCTTCTTCGCCAAGAACGGCGTCGACGTGAAGGTCGAGATCCGCAACACGGGCTCCGAACTTTCCAAGGGCCTGCGCGCGGGAGAGTTTGACTTCGCACCGGCCGCGTTCACCAATGTCGGTGCCGCGCTCGAGCGTGGGCTCGACGTCCGCGGTGTCGTCGGCTATGTCGGCGCAGCGTTCGAGAAGCCGACCGCCGATGCAGTTGTGGCGCTCGTTGCTTCGGGCAGCTCGGGAATTAATTCGGTCGCCGACCTGAAGGGCAAGAAAGTCGGTGTGACGTTCGGCTCAACGGGTGACGTCTGGTTGCTCCAGGCGATGAAGGAAGCCGGCCTCGGCGTCAACGATGTCGAGCGCGTGAACACGCGTCCGCCGGGCCTCGTCTCCGTTCTCGACACGGGTGGCGTTGACGCCATCGCGGCATGGGAGCCGTTCGTGTTCCGCGCCAGCCAGAAGGTCGCCGGTGCGAAGGTCGTGAAGCGTGGCGGCGATCTCGTCTGCTTCTGCGCCTATCTGCACGGAAACCCGGACCGGGTCTACAAGGACGAAGCTAAAACTCAGAAGTTCGTCGATGCGATTTCTGAAGCTGCCGCTTATGTCCGCAATCCCGCCAACAAGCAGGAAGTCGCCGAGATCGGCACCCGCTTCGTGAACATGACCAAGGAAGAGGTCCTCGCGGGTCTCGACTTCTGGGTCTATGACCCCCGGATTGGTCCGAACACGGCCATCGCATTCGAGAATGCCAACGCGCTTCTCCTCGAGCAGAAGAAGATGAAGGCACCGTTCGCGGCATCCAAGTATCTGGATTCCAAGTTCATCGAATCGACGATGAAGCGGCATCCGGAGTGGTTTGCCGACCTGGGGAAAGCCAGCTAG
- a CDS encoding ABC transporter substrate-binding protein, whose amino-acid sequence MIKSLKYLAFAAAALPVAAFSQAVNAQDLVVGAAGNPGGLTVFVAQEKGFFNKNGIDVKVEVRNTGSELSKALRAGEFDYALASFTNVGAALERGLDVRAVVGYVGAAYAKTTADDVVALVATADSGINSIEDLKGKKVGVTFGTTGDVWLQQALKQVGLSVNDIDRVNTRPPGLVSVIDTGGVDAISAWEPFIFRTLQKVPGAKVVKRGGDLVCFCAYLHAKPDTVYKDEAKTQKFVDAISESAAYVRDPANREEVAEIGTRFVNMTKEEVLGGLPFWVYDPRIGENTAKAFEDANALLLEQKKMKKPYAADRYLDPKFVQSTMKRHPEWFADLAPGR is encoded by the coding sequence TTGATCAAATCATTGAAGTATTTGGCTTTCGCCGCAGCCGCGCTGCCGGTCGCCGCATTCAGCCAGGCGGTAAACGCCCAGGACCTCGTTGTCGGCGCCGCCGGCAACCCTGGTGGCCTCACGGTCTTCGTCGCACAGGAGAAGGGCTTCTTCAACAAGAACGGCATCGACGTGAAGGTCGAAGTTCGCAACACCGGCTCGGAACTGTCCAAGGCCCTGCGCGCCGGTGAGTTTGACTATGCGTTGGCCTCTTTCACCAATGTCGGTGCCGCCCTCGAGCGCGGTCTCGATGTCCGCGCCGTCGTCGGCTATGTGGGCGCAGCCTACGCAAAGACGACAGCGGACGATGTTGTCGCCCTGGTCGCGACCGCCGATTCCGGAATTAATTCCATCGAGGACCTCAAAGGCAAGAAAGTCGGTGTCACCTTCGGCACGACCGGCGATGTCTGGCTCCAGCAGGCCCTTAAGCAGGTCGGCCTTTCCGTCAATGACATCGATCGGGTCAACACCCGTCCGCCGGGTCTCGTATCGGTGATCGACACGGGTGGCGTCGATGCCATTTCGGCTTGGGAACCGTTCATTTTCCGCACGCTCCAGAAAGTACCTGGCGCCAAAGTCGTCAAGCGCGGTGGCGATCTCGTCTGCTTCTGCGCCTACCTCCATGCGAAGCCGGACACGGTCTACAAGGACGAAGCCAAGACGCAGAAGTTCGTCGATGCGATTTCTGAATCTGCGGCCTACGTCCGCGACCCGGCCAACCGCGAGGAAGTGGCCGAAATCGGTACACGCTTCGTGAACATGACGAAGGAAGAGGTCCTTGGGGGCCTCCCGTTCTGGGTCTACGACCCGCGGATTGGTGAGAACACCGCCAAAGCCTTCGAAGATGCCAACGCGCTTCTGCTCGAACAGAAGAAGATGAAGAAGCCCTATGCGGCAGACAGATATCTGGATCCCAAATTCGTCCAGTCGACGATGAAGCGGCATCCGGAATGGTTCGCCGACCTGGCGCCAGGTCGCTGA
- a CDS encoding xanthine dehydrogenase family protein molybdopterin-binding subunit, whose product MQFGIGQSVRRKEDPKFLTGRGRYVSDMVLARQTYAVFIYSPHAHADINSIDTSAAESAPGVVAVLTGVDYAGDGMGPTGGVMPEDMGGPPGHRTMHMPLASDRVRFVGERVAVVIAESEDQARDAADLVTIEYAELPAVITATDAVKDGAPLVHDEAENNVSFTLRLGNGDATDAAIKGAHHVTRLKLHNNRLDAMTMEPRGCLGDFDSSTGRLTFYTSTQNVHGIRQGLASQNLNVPESMIRVVAKDVGGGFGMKGHVYPEEAVVAWACKRVERPVKWIATRSEAMMGDDHGRDQTVEAELALDENGKFVALRWHALHNVGAYIEGAGAIPVLFAVKLAPTVYNIPNVDVINKAVFSNTSPTVPYRGAGRPEAVYIMERVLDAAARETGIDRAELRRINFITPEEMPHSTLTGWTYDTGDYATALDKARGIADWDGYDARKAATEAEGLKRGRGIVYYVDNTGIFNERMEIRFDPSGTVTIVSGVLSHGQGHETSFSQMLAEWLDVPIEDVRLAQADTDEVAIGRGTYASRSMMVGGSALRAAADEVIERGKKFAAHFMESDAADIEFSDGKFTIAGTDKEMPLKQVAQMSFMPVHVPSELGVGLQGVGAFAAEVPSFPNGCHIAEVEIDPDTGAVRIDRYTVVDDIGTVINPLLAQAQIHGGVVQGVGQALLEDVAYDPESGQLLAGSLMDYGVPRADLMPEINVDFSPVFSKSNPIGAKGVGEGGTVAGTPTIVNAVLDALAEYDVREIDTPVTPQKVWQAIRKSAA is encoded by the coding sequence ATGCAGTTCGGTATTGGCCAATCGGTCCGTCGCAAAGAAGATCCAAAATTTCTGACCGGCCGCGGACGCTACGTCTCCGACATGGTCCTGGCCCGGCAGACCTATGCCGTCTTCATCTACTCGCCGCACGCCCATGCCGACATCAATTCGATCGACACATCCGCTGCCGAATCCGCACCCGGCGTCGTCGCCGTCCTGACGGGTGTCGACTATGCGGGCGACGGCATGGGACCGACCGGCGGCGTCATGCCGGAAGACATGGGTGGCCCTCCCGGGCACCGGACGATGCACATGCCTCTCGCCAGCGACCGGGTGCGGTTCGTGGGTGAGCGCGTGGCCGTTGTCATCGCCGAGAGCGAGGACCAGGCGCGCGATGCTGCCGATCTCGTGACGATCGAGTACGCCGAACTGCCGGCCGTCATCACGGCCACCGACGCCGTCAAGGACGGCGCCCCTCTCGTCCATGACGAAGCGGAGAACAACGTCAGCTTTACCCTGCGCCTCGGCAACGGCGACGCAACCGACGCGGCCATCAAGGGCGCGCACCATGTGACCCGCCTCAAGCTCCACAATAATCGCCTCGACGCGATGACGATGGAGCCGCGCGGCTGCCTGGGTGATTTCGACAGCAGCACGGGGCGCCTCACCTTTTATACAAGTACGCAAAACGTGCATGGCATCCGACAGGGCCTCGCGTCCCAGAACCTGAACGTACCCGAGAGTATGATCCGCGTGGTCGCGAAGGATGTCGGCGGCGGGTTCGGCATGAAGGGGCACGTCTATCCCGAAGAGGCCGTCGTCGCCTGGGCCTGCAAGCGCGTCGAGCGCCCGGTCAAATGGATCGCGACACGCAGCGAAGCGATGATGGGAGACGATCACGGGCGCGACCAGACCGTCGAGGCGGAACTGGCGCTCGATGAAAACGGCAAGTTCGTCGCGCTGCGCTGGCACGCGCTGCACAATGTCGGGGCCTATATCGAAGGCGCGGGTGCCATCCCCGTGCTGTTCGCCGTCAAGCTGGCGCCGACCGTCTACAACATCCCCAATGTGGACGTGATCAACAAGGCGGTCTTCTCCAACACCTCTCCGACCGTGCCCTATCGCGGTGCCGGGCGGCCCGAGGCGGTCTACATCATGGAGCGGGTCCTCGATGCCGCTGCCCGCGAGACCGGGATCGACCGGGCCGAGCTGCGGCGCATCAACTTCATCACGCCCGAGGAAATGCCCCATTCCACACTCACGGGCTGGACCTACGATACGGGCGACTATGCAACCGCGCTGGACAAGGCCCGCGGCATCGCCGACTGGGATGGGTACGACGCCCGCAAGGCGGCGACGGAAGCCGAGGGACTCAAACGCGGCCGGGGGATCGTCTATTACGTGGACAACACCGGCATTTTCAACGAGCGCATGGAGATCCGCTTCGACCCCAGTGGCACGGTCACGATCGTATCCGGCGTACTGTCCCACGGTCAGGGCCATGAGACCTCATTCTCCCAGATGCTGGCGGAATGGCTCGACGTCCCGATCGAGGATGTCAGGCTGGCCCAGGCGGACACCGATGAGGTGGCGATCGGCCGCGGCACCTATGCGTCACGCTCCATGATGGTCGGCGGCAGTGCGCTCCGCGCAGCGGCGGATGAAGTGATCGAACGCGGCAAGAAGTTCGCCGCGCACTTCATGGAATCCGACGCCGCCGACATCGAATTTAGCGACGGCAAGTTCACAATCGCCGGCACGGACAAGGAAATGCCCCTCAAGCAGGTGGCGCAGATGTCGTTCATGCCGGTGCATGTGCCCAGTGAACTGGGGGTCGGCCTGCAGGGCGTCGGCGCGTTCGCGGCCGAAGTACCCAGCTTCCCCAACGGCTGCCATATCGCCGAAGTCGAGATCGATCCGGACACGGGTGCGGTCCGCATCGACCGCTATACGGTCGTCGATGACATCGGCACGGTCATCAACCCGCTGCTCGCGCAGGCCCAGATCCACGGCGGTGTCGTGCAGGGCGTCGGACAGGCGCTCCTGGAGGATGTCGCCTATGACCCGGAAAGCGGCCAGTTGCTCGCCGGATCGCTGATGGATTATGGCGTCCCCCGCGCGGATTTGATGCCCGAGATCAACGTGGATTTCAGTCCGGTGTTCAGCAAATCGAACCCGATCGGCGCCAAGGGGGTCGGCGAAGGCGGCACGGTTGCCGGCACACCGACGATCGTCAACGCGGTCCTCGATGCCCTGGCGGAATATGATGTGCGGGAAATCGATACCCCGGTCACCCCCCAGAAAGTCTGGCAGGCGATACGAAAGTCTGCCGCGTAA
- a CDS encoding nuclear transport factor 2 family protein, whose translation MTDELEDRLAIRALVENWVVWRDAGLWDRFRTVWHDDGVMIATWTQGTADEFIAMSRTGFEKGVNVHHFLGGNSIDVAGDRAISMTKMTIAQRAAVHDVLVDVVCTGRFYDFFERRAGRWGMTLRQPIYEKDRMDPVDPAAHLELEKSVLDSYPEGYRHLAYLQSRNGMDVKRDLPGVRGPEIEALYARGQAWLDGADSPF comes from the coding sequence ATGACCGACGAACTCGAAGACCGGCTTGCCATCCGTGCTCTTGTTGAAAATTGGGTCGTGTGGCGCGATGCCGGCCTGTGGGACCGGTTTCGCACGGTCTGGCACGATGACGGGGTGATGATCGCGACCTGGACCCAGGGCACGGCGGACGAGTTCATTGCCATGAGCCGTACGGGTTTCGAGAAGGGCGTGAACGTCCATCATTTCCTGGGTGGCAATTCCATCGACGTGGCGGGTGACCGCGCCATCTCCATGACCAAGATGACCATCGCGCAACGTGCAGCCGTCCACGACGTGCTGGTCGATGTGGTCTGTACGGGCCGTTTCTATGACTTCTTCGAACGCCGCGCGGGGCGTTGGGGCATGACGTTACGCCAGCCGATATATGAAAAGGATCGGATGGATCCTGTCGATCCCGCCGCCCATCTTGAACTGGAGAAATCTGTCCTCGACTCCTATCCCGAGGGCTACCGCCACTTGGCCTATCTTCAGTCCCGCAACGGCATGGATGTGAAGCGCGACCTGCCCGGCGTGCGCGGCCCCGAGATCGAGGCGCTTTATGCGCGCGGTCAGGCCTGGCTCGACGGTGCGGACTCGCCGTTTTGA
- a CDS encoding ankyrin repeat domain-containing protein, whose translation MKPFIIAVFGLAIAFAAPSPASAQVPPGQAEIEAYDGLFRAAADGDIDAIERLVANGAKLNARDGRKRTPLMVAAHMRQYDAARALIAAGANVDAFDADRYDVVTIAAVADDPQMLRVAIAGGANTSLVTSIYDGTALIAAAHLGHDEVVRTLIQFDAPLDHINNLDWTALIEAIVLGDGGKRHVATVRALVDAGADVDIADGRGVRPLSLARQREYTEIIEILEAAGAKP comes from the coding sequence ATGAAGCCATTCATTATCGCCGTCTTCGGACTTGCCATTGCGTTTGCGGCACCATCGCCCGCGAGCGCCCAGGTCCCGCCCGGGCAGGCCGAGATCGAGGCCTATGACGGGTTGTTCCGGGCCGCCGCCGACGGAGACATCGACGCTATCGAACGCCTCGTCGCCAACGGCGCAAAACTTAACGCACGCGATGGGCGCAAACGCACGCCGCTGATGGTTGCCGCCCATATGCGCCAGTACGACGCCGCCCGGGCATTGATCGCGGCCGGCGCGAATGTCGATGCTTTCGATGCCGACCGGTACGATGTCGTCACCATCGCCGCCGTGGCCGATGACCCCCAAATGTTGCGTGTCGCCATCGCCGGCGGTGCCAACACCAGCCTGGTGACCAGTATCTACGACGGCACCGCGCTGATCGCCGCGGCGCATCTGGGACATGACGAGGTGGTGCGTACCTTGATCCAGTTTGATGCGCCGCTGGACCATATCAACAATCTCGACTGGACGGCCCTGATCGAGGCGATCGTTCTGGGCGACGGGGGCAAGCGCCACGTCGCAACCGTCAGGGCGCTCGTCGACGCCGGTGCGGATGTAGACATCGCCGACGGGCGTGGTGTGCGCCCGCTCAGCCTCGCCCGGCAACGCGAATATACCGAGATCATCGAAATTCTCGAGGCGGCAGGCGCCAAGCCGTAG
- a CDS encoding multidrug effflux MFS transporter → MPSPRNVKLVLILALVSGLGPITIHVILPVLPEIQRVFVASSAITQLSLTLGVLAMAVSTIGYGPAADTYGRKPVLILGLVLFIAGSGICIWSPTIEVLIFGRIVQAVGGAAGMVVARATIRDMFSREDSARMIGQVMSIVVISPIISPVIGGFIVQLAGWQYVFILTTIMGLVTLVFALPSIPETRVVSAQTSSLANTFRAFPGLLRDPSFLAFAGYAGCGMGMFMVVAGGVPFLMAGVFDRTPAAFGLFFMLMSGSFLVGTVISSRITVRVGLDRMVRIGSTGAMVASLLIPILFFSGIQSPWAIFLPGIIVGIFHGLAMPNAQAGAVSVNPQVAGSASGLTMFLQMSIGAAFGQAAGMLSHDSALPIAILIGIAGLGGFFAYNGTMFLTRQRNTP, encoded by the coding sequence ATGCCCAGCCCCCGCAACGTCAAACTGGTCCTTATTCTGGCCCTGGTCTCGGGGCTCGGGCCGATCACGATTCACGTCATCCTGCCGGTGTTGCCGGAAATCCAGCGCGTCTTCGTCGCCAGCAGCGCCATCACGCAGCTCAGCCTGACGCTCGGGGTCCTCGCCATGGCGGTGTCGACCATCGGCTACGGACCTGCGGCGGACACCTACGGACGCAAACCGGTACTGATATTGGGCCTGGTGTTGTTTATCGCCGGCAGCGGCATCTGCATCTGGTCGCCGACAATCGAGGTGCTGATATTCGGACGCATCGTACAGGCCGTCGGCGGTGCCGCCGGTATGGTGGTCGCGCGCGCCACCATCCGCGACATGTTCAGCCGCGAAGATTCCGCCCGCATGATCGGACAGGTCATGTCGATCGTGGTGATCTCGCCCATCATTTCACCCGTGATCGGCGGCTTCATCGTACAACTCGCCGGTTGGCAGTATGTTTTCATCCTCACCACGATTATGGGTTTGGTGACCCTCGTGTTTGCGCTGCCCAGTATTCCCGAAACCAGGGTTGTGAGCGCGCAAACAAGCTCGCTTGCTAACACGTTTCGCGCGTTTCCCGGCTTGTTGCGAGATCCGTCCTTTCTCGCCTTTGCCGGATATGCCGGATGCGGCATGGGCATGTTCATGGTGGTGGCCGGCGGCGTTCCCTTCCTCATGGCGGGCGTGTTCGATCGCACCCCGGCCGCGTTCGGACTGTTCTTCATGCTGATGAGCGGCAGCTTCCTCGTCGGGACGGTCATCAGTTCGCGAATAACCGTGCGTGTCGGCCTCGACCGCATGGTCCGTATCGGCAGCACAGGCGCGATGGTCGCCTCGTTGCTTATCCCGATCTTGTTTTTCTCCGGCATTCAATCACCCTGGGCGATCTTCCTGCCGGGGATTATCGTGGGCATCTTCCACGGGCTTGCCATGCCGAACGCCCAGGCCGGCGCGGTCAGCGTCAATCCTCAGGTTGCGGGGTCCGCATCCGGCCTCACCATGTTCCTCCAGATGTCCATCGGCGCCGCATTCGGCCAGGCGGCAGGCATGCTGTCCCATGACTCCGCACTACCCATCGCGATCCTGATCGGTATCGCCGGGCTGGGCGGATTCTTCGCCTATAATGGGACCATGTTTCTCACCCGCCAGAGGAATACCCCATGA